A genomic region of Sulfobacillus acidophilus DSM 10332 contains the following coding sequences:
- a CDS encoding GerA spore germination protein (PFAM: Bacillus/Clostridium GerA spore germination protein~InterPro IPR004995~KEGG: mta:Moth_1014 GerA spore germination protein~PFAM: Bacillus/Clostridium GerA spore germination protein~SPTR: GerA spore germination protein) has translation MKGIDIEELSGALDVLANELNAFLRHDPLPRSVSDACAKILERLGHPPDVVCRQFSVGSHSYWVLFFAGSTDDALISQGILYPLLAHADDTLNPTTVPIGQVRSVTTLTDAVQQLLAHQALVADQTSGRWWAFDVGQPPTRSVSEPSNAKVVHGPHDGFVEQWVINLALLRQYLQTPYLRVETLTVGFWTQTTVAVIYLEGLAEGKVVSQVHAKLSQTSLRGLVDSSRIAMALGGPWVIPTVQYSERPDQVAAALIQGRVAIMMDKSPSVLLVPTRFTDLMSRPGDYYQLPLTGSLTRFLRYIGTIAATTLPAVYVAALTVNPSFIPLSLYLTTVRTRLAIPFPVVIETVMMLVVVDIVQEAGLIMPGALGQTVTIFGTLILGDAAIKSGIVSAPTLITVTLAMLTQFLIPDANLMSVTRLIRYALLPLAAVFGFTGIVSGWMLLLGLGVGLESYGTPYFSPLAPLRPGGWRDTVVRMPRQKRKRAPFIGRGAL, from the coding sequence GTGAAGGGGATCGATATTGAAGAACTGAGCGGGGCGTTAGACGTGCTCGCCAATGAGCTAAATGCCTTCCTTCGCCACGACCCGTTGCCCCGCTCGGTGAGCGATGCGTGCGCCAAAATTTTAGAGCGGTTGGGCCACCCGCCCGATGTCGTCTGCCGACAATTTTCCGTCGGCTCCCACTCTTATTGGGTCTTATTTTTCGCCGGCAGCACGGACGACGCCTTAATTAGCCAAGGCATCCTCTATCCGTTGCTGGCTCATGCCGACGACACTTTGAACCCGACAACCGTCCCCATCGGACAAGTTCGCTCCGTGACCACTCTGACCGACGCCGTTCAGCAGCTCTTGGCCCACCAAGCCTTGGTCGCCGACCAAACCAGTGGGCGCTGGTGGGCATTCGATGTGGGCCAGCCTCCCACGCGTTCCGTCTCTGAACCGAGTAACGCCAAAGTGGTTCACGGACCCCACGACGGTTTCGTTGAACAATGGGTCATCAATCTGGCGCTCTTGCGCCAATATCTCCAAACCCCTTACCTGCGGGTCGAAACCCTGACGGTCGGATTTTGGACCCAAACCACCGTCGCCGTGATATATCTGGAAGGCCTGGCCGAGGGCAAGGTCGTTAGTCAGGTCCATGCAAAGCTGTCTCAAACGTCCTTACGAGGTCTGGTGGATTCCTCCCGCATTGCCATGGCGCTCGGCGGTCCCTGGGTGATTCCGACGGTGCAGTATAGCGAACGGCCGGACCAAGTCGCCGCGGCACTGATCCAAGGCCGGGTGGCGATTATGATGGACAAAAGTCCCTCCGTGTTGCTGGTACCGACCCGTTTCACCGATCTCATGTCTCGCCCGGGCGACTACTATCAACTGCCGCTAACCGGCAGCCTAACCCGCTTTTTGCGTTATATCGGCACGATCGCGGCGACCACTTTACCGGCCGTTTATGTCGCCGCCCTAACCGTCAACCCGTCCTTTATTCCGCTCTCGCTCTATTTGACCACGGTCCGTACGCGGCTTGCGATCCCCTTTCCGGTGGTAATCGAAACGGTGATGATGCTGGTGGTGGTAGACATTGTGCAAGAGGCCGGCCTGATTATGCCCGGCGCCTTAGGGCAAACGGTCACCATTTTCGGTACCTTGATTCTCGGCGACGCCGCCATTAAATCCGGCATTGTCAGCGCTCCCACCTTGATTACGGTGACTCTGGCCATGTTAACTCAATTTTTGATTCCCGACGCCAACCTCATGAGCGTGACCCGCCTAATCCGCTACGCATTATTGCCCTTAGCCGCGGTATTCGGGTTTACCGGCATCGTCAGCGGATGGATGTTGCTGCTCGGTCTCGGCGTAGGGCTCGAATCCTACGGCACTCCCTATTTTAGTCCACTAGCGCCCCTGCGACCCGGAGGATGGCGGGATACGGTGGTGCGAATGCCCCGCCAAAAACGCAAACGAGCCCCCTTTATCGGCCGAGGTGCCTTATGA
- a CDS encoding hypothetical protein (PFAM: Spore germination B3/ GerAC like, C-terminal~KEGG: bts:Btus_0811 germination protein, Ger(X)C family~SPTR: Germination protein, Ger(X)C family): protein MARHRRRLWWAAISVSWAFVLSGCWDVETPEVLTVPVMMAIDWRHQAYRVTVEADAPDLLQSPGQSNSSGSSRPTWILQGQGSSVAEALLHTGLNAPTLNPLTLSHLRVVILGHSALTPKAMPGIWDWFSRSPYLHRTFWVLATSGPASRIAETTNPLGPDPVTVLEQEMKDAQVNGWITPIRFYRLTEVMTNAPNTAELVPLVTLKAEPGVSNGTNFTFDQGADVLSPTRLVGQWTLSEVMTYNLLTNRRPHVFFRLCQDGQCWTVGTVTSRTRILLTGQGIQAASTVQVGLLEHDGSSRTQLAPLWLERAVAARLSRQMFDEIRWTQQHRVDLFGLGTQEALWHPIWFNRHANQWMTRYAQLPLKVHVTVILHGTGNLQPPSPH, encoded by the coding sequence ATGGCTAGGCACCGTCGACGCCTTTGGTGGGCAGCCATTAGTGTGAGTTGGGCCTTTGTCCTCTCCGGATGCTGGGATGTGGAAACCCCGGAAGTCCTGACCGTTCCGGTGATGATGGCCATTGACTGGCGCCATCAGGCCTACCGTGTAACCGTTGAGGCAGACGCCCCCGACTTATTGCAATCGCCCGGCCAATCGAACAGTTCGGGAAGCTCCCGCCCGACCTGGATTCTTCAGGGTCAAGGTTCCTCGGTGGCGGAGGCCTTGCTGCACACCGGCCTAAATGCCCCGACGCTCAATCCTCTCACCTTGAGCCATTTGCGGGTGGTGATTCTCGGTCATTCGGCCCTCACGCCAAAAGCCATGCCGGGGATCTGGGACTGGTTCTCCCGCTCACCTTACCTCCATCGAACATTTTGGGTGCTGGCGACCTCCGGCCCCGCGAGTCGGATCGCGGAAACGACCAACCCCCTTGGCCCCGACCCGGTCACGGTGCTCGAGCAAGAAATGAAGGACGCTCAGGTCAACGGCTGGATCACCCCCATTCGTTTTTACCGGTTAACCGAAGTGATGACCAATGCCCCGAATACCGCCGAACTCGTCCCGCTGGTCACGTTGAAAGCGGAGCCGGGGGTATCCAACGGCACCAACTTCACCTTTGATCAGGGCGCCGATGTGCTAAGTCCGACCCGTTTAGTGGGTCAATGGACTTTGTCGGAGGTAATGACCTATAACCTCTTGACCAATCGGCGGCCCCACGTATTTTTTCGCCTCTGCCAAGACGGACAATGCTGGACGGTGGGTACCGTTACCAGTCGTACCCGCATCCTCCTCACCGGTCAGGGTATCCAAGCCGCCTCAACGGTTCAAGTCGGCCTCTTAGAGCATGACGGCAGCAGTCGGACACAACTGGCCCCGCTCTGGCTTGAACGGGCCGTAGCGGCCCGGCTTAGCCGGCAAATGTTCGATGAAATCCGGTGGACTCAACAACATCGCGTGGATCTGTTCGGCCTCGGCACCCAGGAGGCGCTGTGGCATCCCATCTGGTTTAACCGCCATGCCAACCAATGGATGACCCGCTATGCCCAACTCCCTTTAAAAGTCCACGTCACAGTGATTCTCCACGGAACCGGCAATCTACAGCCGCCTTCGCCTCATTGA
- a CDS encoding acetyl-coenzyme A synthetase (PFAM: Domain of unknown function (DUF3448); AMP-binding enzyme~TIGRFAM: acetate--CoA ligase~COGs: COG0365 Acyl-coenzyme A synthetase/AMP-(fatty) acid ligase~InterPro IPR000873~KEGG: reh:H16_A1616 acetyl-coenzyme A synthetase~PFAM: AMP-dependent synthetase/ligase~PRIAM: Acetate--CoA ligase~SPTR: Acetyl-coenzyme A synthetase), with product MSDEHMTSSDIEVHWREEEYINSPASFVAQANLTDPTIYERFNLDNFPHYFTEYAELLDWYQKWDRVLDDSNPPFWRWFTGGQINAAYNCVDRHLPALQSKVAYYFVSEREDDPVQSLTYRELYWRVNEFAAILRDFAGVQKGDRVTIHMPMVPELPIAMLACARLGAMHSVVFGGFSGQACADRIIDSQSRILVTMDGYYRNGKWLDHKEKADVAVARAAEVGQPVDKVLIFERHWGQYGGSPLVEGRDFLVSQLAPRYRGQVVEPEPMPGEAPLFLMYTSGSTGKPKGIQHGTAGYLSYAAATSKYVLDIQPDDVYWCMADIGWITGHSYIVYGPLALGATSVLYEGGPTYPDAGRPWRIAERLGVTIFHTSPTAIRSLRQFGEEIPQKYHYRFKLMATVGEPIEPDVWRWYFHVIGRGQAAVVDTWWQTETGGHLCSTIPAIKPMKPGSAGPGLPGIHPVVLDETGQEVAPGSGEGGYLCIRNPWPGIMQTIWGDPERYVRTYYGKYNKNPESKDWRDWPYMAGDGAMMAADGYLRILGRIDDVINVAGHRLGTKELESAVLTLDEVAEAAVVAAHDEIKGAMPEIYVSLHPGVEATPQLTQKIVDVIVRDIGPIARPRHVWVVPDLPKTRSGKIMRRILAAISDNREIGDVTTLANPEVVETIQKMARP from the coding sequence GTGAGCGACGAACATATGACATCTTCCGACATTGAGGTACATTGGCGCGAAGAAGAGTATATAAATTCTCCCGCGTCTTTTGTAGCGCAAGCCAACCTCACGGACCCTACGATTTATGAGCGTTTTAACCTGGACAACTTTCCTCACTATTTCACGGAATATGCCGAACTTTTGGACTGGTATCAGAAATGGGACCGGGTGTTAGACGACTCCAACCCCCCGTTTTGGCGCTGGTTTACCGGCGGGCAAATTAATGCCGCGTATAACTGTGTCGACCGCCACTTACCCGCATTACAGAGTAAAGTGGCCTACTATTTCGTTTCCGAGCGGGAAGACGATCCCGTTCAATCGTTGACCTATCGTGAACTGTACTGGCGGGTCAACGAGTTTGCCGCGATTTTACGGGATTTTGCCGGGGTTCAAAAGGGCGATCGAGTGACCATTCATATGCCCATGGTGCCGGAACTCCCGATTGCTATGTTGGCGTGTGCCCGTCTCGGGGCTATGCATTCGGTGGTGTTCGGCGGATTTAGCGGACAGGCTTGTGCCGACCGGATCATCGATTCTCAAAGCCGCATTTTGGTCACCATGGACGGGTATTACCGGAACGGAAAATGGCTTGACCACAAAGAAAAAGCCGATGTGGCGGTGGCCCGGGCGGCCGAGGTCGGCCAACCGGTGGACAAAGTGTTGATTTTTGAGCGCCATTGGGGCCAATATGGGGGATCGCCGTTAGTGGAGGGGCGCGATTTTCTGGTGAGCCAACTCGCCCCCCGGTATCGCGGGCAGGTGGTCGAACCGGAGCCGATGCCGGGTGAGGCGCCCCTCTTTTTGATGTATACGAGCGGTTCCACCGGCAAACCGAAAGGGATTCAGCATGGCACCGCGGGTTATTTGTCTTACGCCGCCGCGACCTCCAAATACGTGTTGGACATTCAGCCGGATGACGTCTATTGGTGTATGGCGGATATCGGGTGGATTACCGGCCATTCCTATATTGTCTATGGTCCCTTGGCGCTAGGGGCTACCTCGGTGCTCTACGAGGGCGGACCCACTTATCCCGATGCCGGGCGCCCCTGGCGGATTGCCGAACGATTGGGCGTCACCATTTTCCACACGTCGCCGACGGCTATCCGCAGCCTCCGTCAGTTTGGCGAGGAAATCCCGCAAAAGTATCATTATCGGTTCAAGTTGATGGCGACGGTTGGTGAGCCGATTGAACCGGACGTCTGGCGTTGGTATTTCCATGTCATTGGCCGGGGACAGGCGGCCGTGGTTGACACCTGGTGGCAGACTGAAACCGGTGGGCACCTCTGCAGTACCATCCCGGCCATAAAGCCCATGAAACCCGGTAGCGCGGGTCCTGGACTACCCGGTATCCACCCGGTGGTGCTGGATGAAACCGGCCAGGAAGTGGCGCCGGGGTCCGGCGAAGGCGGTTATCTCTGCATTCGAAACCCTTGGCCGGGTATCATGCAAACGATTTGGGGCGATCCCGAACGTTATGTCCGCACCTATTACGGGAAGTACAACAAGAACCCTGAAAGCAAAGACTGGCGTGATTGGCCGTACATGGCGGGCGACGGGGCGATGATGGCGGCGGATGGATATCTCCGCATCTTGGGCCGGATCGATGACGTCATTAATGTGGCAGGTCATCGCTTAGGGACCAAAGAGCTTGAGTCCGCGGTGCTGACGTTGGATGAGGTGGCGGAGGCGGCAGTGGTCGCTGCGCATGACGAGATCAAAGGCGCTATGCCGGAGATCTATGTATCGCTGCATCCCGGCGTGGAAGCGACCCCCCAACTGACGCAAAAGATTGTCGACGTCATTGTCCGCGATATTGGGCCGATTGCCCGCCCGCGTCACGTCTGGGTGGTTCCGGATTTACCCAAGACGCGATCCGGGAAGATTATGCGCCGGATCTTGGCGGCGATCTCCGATAATCGAGAGATTGGGGACGTCACCACCTTAGCCAATCCGGAAGTGGTGGAAACCATTCAAAAGATGGCGCGTCCTTAA
- a CDS encoding Integrase catalytic region (PFAM: Integrase core domain~InterPro IPR001584~KEGG: mva:Mvan_2415 integrase catalytic subunit~PFAM: Integrase, catalytic core~SPTR: Integrase, catalytic region) yields the protein MIRELAAQYRKATKGQRTRLIEQLQTLCGYNRSYAARALRAAATTESATPRAVRPGRGRKPMYGAAAKAALTACWAILNFPTGKRLHPFLPELVERLEAHGELHLEPAVRDQLVQMSAASIDRFLAAERRRLEVKGRSGTKPGTLLKQQIPVRTWAEWDDATHPGFLEIDLVSHDGGAARGEFAWTLDLVDILTGWTETVALPNKARKWVIEALDAQLSRFPFPIRGIDSDNGSEFINHHLLTWCESHHITFTRSRAYHKNDGCYVEQKNWSVVRRFVGYLRYEGAEQVQWLNDLYATLRLYTNFFQPLQKAVAKERRGARTYRRYDQAQPPYQRVMALPDTLVSSTQKAALKAQYASLNPAAIRRDLLRLQNRLWDRIPSEDPQEVPL from the coding sequence GTGATTCGTGAATTGGCGGCCCAGTATCGCAAGGCCACGAAAGGCCAGCGCACCCGACTGATCGAACAACTCCAAACGCTGTGTGGTTATAACCGTTCCTATGCGGCGCGTGCCCTACGTGCGGCGGCCACCACGGAGTCGGCGACACCACGCGCCGTTCGCCCCGGCCGGGGACGCAAACCGATGTATGGCGCGGCCGCCAAGGCCGCGTTGACGGCCTGTTGGGCCATTCTCAACTTCCCCACCGGCAAACGGTTACACCCCTTTTTACCGGAGTTGGTGGAACGGCTCGAGGCCCACGGCGAACTGCACTTAGAGCCTGCCGTGCGCGATCAGCTCGTGCAGATGAGTGCCGCGTCGATCGACCGATTTCTCGCCGCCGAACGGCGGCGGTTGGAGGTCAAAGGACGCAGCGGCACCAAGCCCGGCACGCTCCTCAAACAGCAAATACCGGTCCGGACGTGGGCGGAGTGGGATGATGCGACCCATCCCGGATTTCTCGAAATTGATCTCGTCTCCCACGATGGCGGCGCGGCCCGTGGAGAGTTTGCCTGGACCCTCGATCTGGTCGATATCTTAACGGGATGGACTGAAACCGTTGCCTTGCCGAATAAAGCACGTAAGTGGGTCATCGAGGCCTTGGATGCCCAGCTGTCGCGCTTCCCATTCCCGATTCGCGGGATCGACTCGGATAATGGGAGCGAATTTATCAACCACCATCTCCTCACGTGGTGCGAGAGCCACCACATCACCTTCACGCGGTCCCGGGCCTACCACAAAAACGACGGCTGTTATGTGGAGCAAAAAAACTGGTCGGTGGTGCGGCGCTTCGTCGGTTACCTTCGCTATGAGGGGGCAGAACAGGTGCAGTGGCTTAACGACCTCTACGCTACACTCCGTCTCTACACGAACTTCTTTCAGCCGTTACAAAAGGCCGTGGCCAAAGAGCGCCGGGGAGCCCGCACGTACCGCCGCTATGATCAGGCCCAACCCCCCTACCAACGCGTCATGGCGCTTCCGGATACGCTAGTCTCCTCTACCCAGAAAGCGGCCTTGAAAGCTCAGTACGCGTCGCTCAATCCCGCCGCGATCCGGCGCGACCTGCTACGCCTCCAAAACCGTTTGTGGGACCGGATCCCCAGCGAAGACCCGCAGGAGGTGCCCCTATGA
- a CDS encoding Spore germination protein (PFAM: Spore germination protein~InterPro IPR004761~KEGG: aac:Aaci_1561 spore germination protein~PFAM: Spore germination GerAB~SPTR: Spore germination protein), with protein MNIRISLRQLTGIQMMSILPTTLVFLPGLTFHTATTGAFYAVLLASVVGWALNRIITRSCLGESPVTGFPAHFGPFLGRILLGIYGLGITTGLISIGNELMTFIQASVLPRTPDWAIAGLVWPVAWVLADGGYEGIARMTDILVIGFIVVSLVVALPLFGYIRLSHFVPYWPPQGSTLLAAVWIPASFLGETVIGVAFVDGARDLSPKARQQALMAGAWLTTDIFIGLIMTLWGVLGAQFAAQTTFPLLEAIRDIRVGQFLSRFDLLFVPLWVGLIELKLGIWIFAAGTALARSVGIGPIRLWFGLVSFVPLVMAALLFPSVAGRISFLRWSWADTAYPTLVLVMGLHGLVGWIKRRHAHG; from the coding sequence ATGAACATCCGCATCTCGTTACGCCAATTAACGGGCATTCAAATGATGTCCATTTTGCCCACGACGCTGGTGTTTTTACCTGGGTTGACGTTTCATACGGCCACCACGGGGGCATTTTACGCGGTACTGCTGGCAAGCGTCGTCGGCTGGGCGCTAAATCGTATCATTACCCGCAGCTGCCTCGGCGAAAGCCCGGTTACCGGTTTTCCTGCCCATTTTGGTCCTTTCCTGGGCCGTATCCTGCTGGGAATCTACGGGCTCGGCATCACCACCGGTTTGATTTCGATCGGCAATGAGCTGATGACTTTTATTCAGGCAAGCGTCTTACCGCGTACCCCGGATTGGGCGATTGCCGGATTGGTTTGGCCGGTGGCCTGGGTTTTGGCCGACGGCGGGTACGAAGGGATCGCCCGGATGACGGACATTCTCGTCATTGGTTTCATTGTGGTCAGTCTGGTGGTGGCGCTCCCGTTATTCGGGTATATCCGCCTAAGCCACTTTGTCCCCTATTGGCCGCCCCAGGGGTCGACCCTTTTGGCGGCGGTCTGGATTCCGGCCAGTTTTCTCGGCGAAACGGTGATCGGAGTGGCTTTTGTCGATGGCGCCCGCGACCTGAGCCCAAAAGCTCGCCAACAAGCCCTCATGGCCGGCGCTTGGCTGACCACCGACATTTTTATTGGGTTAATCATGACGCTATGGGGAGTGTTGGGCGCCCAATTTGCCGCTCAAACCACCTTCCCCTTGCTGGAGGCCATCCGCGATATCCGTGTCGGACAGTTCCTGTCGCGGTTTGACCTATTGTTCGTTCCGCTCTGGGTGGGTTTAATCGAGCTGAAACTGGGCATCTGGATTTTTGCCGCCGGGACCGCTTTGGCCCGTAGCGTCGGTATCGGCCCGATCCGTCTTTGGTTTGGCCTGGTCTCCTTCGTTCCCTTAGTCATGGCCGCGCTGCTCTTTCCGTCGGTGGCCGGCCGGATTTCCTTCTTACGATGGAGCTGGGCGGATACCGCCTATCCGACGCTCGTCCTCGTCATGGGGTTACACGGCCTCGTGGGCTGGATTAAACGAAGACACGCCCATGGCTAG
- a CDS encoding GPR1/FUN34/yaaH family protein (PFAM: GPR1/FUN34/yaaH family~COGs: COG1584 membrane protein~InterPro IPR000791~KEGG: bpy:Bphyt_5595 GPR1/FUN34/YaaH family protein~PFAM: GPR1/FUN34/yaaH~SPTR: GPR1/FUN34/yaaH family protein), translating into MEGKLGNPGPLGLAGFALTTWMLSMINAGWFDGKSLGLVLALAMAYGGTAQLVAGVLEFRRGNTFGTVAFFSYGAFWWSFALFAHYFGAGVPAAFVGWYLFLWGVFTFYMWLGTFRATMALQLVFLALWVTFVLLAIGAWGMTALTTVGGYVGMITAILAFYLSAAEVLNEMYGRTVLPVGPFNKAA; encoded by the coding sequence ATGGAAGGAAAATTGGGGAATCCGGGCCCGTTAGGGCTGGCCGGATTTGCGCTGACGACCTGGATGCTCAGCATGATTAATGCCGGGTGGTTCGACGGCAAGAGTCTCGGGCTCGTATTGGCTCTCGCGATGGCCTATGGCGGTACGGCACAATTAGTGGCCGGTGTACTGGAGTTTCGTCGCGGTAATACGTTTGGGACGGTCGCCTTCTTCTCATACGGGGCATTTTGGTGGTCCTTTGCTCTCTTTGCCCACTATTTCGGGGCGGGCGTTCCGGCTGCCTTTGTCGGCTGGTACTTGTTCTTATGGGGTGTGTTCACGTTTTATATGTGGCTGGGCACCTTCCGAGCCACGATGGCGTTACAATTAGTGTTTCTGGCGCTGTGGGTGACCTTTGTCCTGCTGGCGATTGGCGCGTGGGGGATGACGGCACTGACCACGGTGGGTGGCTATGTCGGCATGATTACGGCGATTTTGGCGTTTTATCTTTCGGCGGCCGAGGTGCTCAACGAGATGTACGGCCGGACGGTATTACCGGTGGGGCCGTTTAATAAAGCAGCGTAA
- a CDS encoding GTP-binding protein lepA (PFAM: Elongation factor Tu domain 2; Elongation factor G C-terminus; GTP-binding protein LepA C-terminus; Elongation factor Tu GTP binding domain~TIGRFAM: GTP-binding protein LepA; small GTP-binding protein domain~COGs: COG0481 Membrane GTPase LepA~HAMAP: GTP-binding protein lepA~InterProIPR005225:IPR006297:IPR000795:IPR004161:IPR 000640:IPR013842~KEGG: adg:Adeg_0602 GTP-binding protein LepA~PFAM: GTP-binding protein LepA, C-terminal; Protein synthesis factor, GTP-binding; Translation elongation factor EFTu/EF1A, domain 2; Translation elongation factor EFG/EF2, C-terminal~SPTR: Elongation factor 4;~TIGRFAM: GTP-binding protein LepA; Small GTP-binding protein) yields MDQQHIRNFSIIAHIDHGKSTLADRIIELTGALSEREMAPQVLDSMDLERERGITIKAQAVQLFYRRDGETYELNLIDTPGHVDFTYEVSRALQACEGALLVVDAAQGVEAQTLANLYLALEHDLTVIPVINKIDLPSADPERVMEELIEIGLDGTDAVLVSAKQGIGIQAVLDRVVDLVPPPPGEGTAPLRALIFDSRFDSYKGVLVYVRVVDGQLKVGDRIRFMATGKEFEVTEIGVFRPHPTPVGALATGEVGFFAAQIKTVQDTRVGDTVTLAERPAPEALPGYRPAQPMVFSGLYPVDSADYVRLREALEKLQLNDAALTFEPETSAALGFGFRAGFLGLLHMEVIQERLEREYDLTLITTAPNVVYQVTLVNGTTLRVDNPALIPPAGDILRIEEPVVEAHIITPAGYIGAVMELAQERRGTYLDLTYLDSVRAMLSYRLPLGEIMFDFFDQLKSRTRGYASLDYQWAGMQEADLVRMDVMINGEVVDALSTVVHRDRAYHRGRALVEKLKDLIPRQLFEVPIQAAIGGRVIARETVKAMRKDVLAKCYGGDITRKRKLLEKQKEGKRRMKSVGSVEIPQEAFMAILRVDDNG; encoded by the coding sequence GTGGACCAGCAGCATATCCGCAACTTTTCAATTATTGCCCATATCGATCACGGTAAGAGCACCTTGGCCGACCGGATTATTGAGCTCACGGGGGCGCTCTCCGAACGGGAAATGGCGCCGCAAGTGCTCGATTCCATGGACTTGGAGCGCGAGCGGGGCATTACCATTAAAGCCCAAGCGGTGCAACTTTTCTATCGGCGGGACGGAGAAACCTATGAGTTGAATTTAATTGACACCCCGGGCCACGTCGACTTTACCTATGAAGTCTCACGAGCCTTGCAGGCTTGTGAAGGGGCCCTTTTGGTGGTTGATGCCGCCCAAGGTGTGGAAGCGCAAACCTTGGCCAACCTCTATCTGGCGCTGGAACATGATTTAACCGTCATCCCGGTGATTAACAAAATCGATTTACCGAGCGCGGATCCCGAGCGCGTGATGGAAGAGCTGATCGAAATTGGCTTAGATGGGACCGATGCCGTGCTGGTGTCCGCTAAGCAAGGGATTGGGATTCAAGCGGTGCTAGATCGGGTCGTGGATTTGGTGCCCCCGCCACCGGGTGAGGGGACAGCCCCCTTGCGGGCCTTGATTTTCGATTCCCGTTTTGACAGCTATAAAGGAGTGTTGGTGTACGTCCGGGTCGTCGACGGCCAGCTGAAGGTGGGCGATCGCATTCGTTTTATGGCCACCGGCAAGGAATTTGAGGTGACCGAAATCGGGGTATTCCGGCCTCATCCGACACCGGTAGGCGCGCTGGCAACCGGAGAAGTGGGGTTTTTTGCCGCCCAAATCAAGACCGTACAAGATACCCGCGTCGGCGATACCGTGACGCTTGCCGAGCGCCCGGCTCCGGAAGCCTTGCCTGGCTATCGTCCGGCGCAACCGATGGTGTTTTCCGGATTATATCCGGTGGATTCGGCGGATTATGTTCGTCTTCGAGAAGCACTGGAAAAACTACAATTAAACGACGCCGCATTGACTTTCGAACCGGAGACGTCGGCCGCTTTAGGCTTTGGGTTTCGGGCAGGGTTTTTGGGCCTTTTGCACATGGAAGTGATCCAAGAGCGGCTCGAACGGGAATACGATCTGACGCTTATCACAACCGCACCTAACGTGGTCTACCAGGTCACGTTGGTGAACGGCACCACGCTTCGGGTGGATAACCCGGCGCTCATTCCTCCGGCCGGGGATATTCTTCGTATTGAAGAACCGGTGGTCGAGGCGCATATCATTACGCCGGCGGGGTATATCGGAGCGGTGATGGAGCTGGCGCAAGAGCGGCGAGGGACCTATCTCGACCTTACCTATTTGGATTCCGTGCGGGCGATGTTGAGTTATCGGTTACCGCTGGGCGAAATCATGTTTGATTTCTTCGATCAACTGAAGAGTCGTACCCGTGGCTATGCATCGCTCGATTACCAGTGGGCGGGTATGCAGGAAGCCGATCTGGTGCGAATGGACGTCATGATTAACGGAGAGGTTGTCGATGCCCTATCAACGGTGGTTCACCGTGACCGAGCCTATCACCGAGGCCGGGCGTTGGTCGAAAAGCTCAAAGACCTGATCCCGCGCCAACTCTTCGAGGTGCCGATTCAAGCGGCGATCGGCGGTCGGGTGATTGCCCGTGAAACGGTTAAGGCCATGCGCAAAGATGTGTTGGCCAAATGTTACGGCGGAGACATTACCCGCAAACGCAAATTGCTCGAGAAGCAAAAAGAAGGTAAACGTCGGATGAAATCGGTGGGCAGCGTGGAAATTCCCCAAGAAGCCTTTATGGCCATTTTACGGGTGGATGATAACGGATGA